A window of Myxococcales bacterium contains these coding sequences:
- a CDS encoding ferritin-like domain-containing protein, with amino-acid sequence MRLSLISLLQSIALASATATAMAACGGTTSPGETDVDEDGIPPLAESLCENGQVVDEYRGHTLSDKAEGLEIRLASQTSEDAGASFTVLGTSGELCKSAADKPACLAAVKAASATGGWNPYTDDVGPSRIGRAYAVSTKGSTVTVHESLAALLDVIRPIDTRSEAVLVAKQNKHGIGCTKPNARPLPEGGYELITQTGGACSDLVEHLVRVGADGSFTIVKSVIVREYPKDQPCAVGRRPEGLVSCAEGGARWSASLGALFSEIAHLEAASVHTFADLRERLSALGAPAELLERLARAEADEVRHTEAMSRLATRFGGAVRAPVITPVGERSLFELAVENMREGCVRETYGALLASYQALCARDPEVREVMRAVALDEAAHAELSWDLASFYRARLGDAENAALEAVKREAIDELAIAVREAPSPDVVLEAGMPDANVAAHLLAELDARWLRAA; translated from the coding sequence ATGCGCCTATCTCTTATTTCACTTCTTCAGTCGATCGCGTTGGCCTCCGCTACGGCAACGGCCATGGCCGCGTGCGGTGGCACCACGAGCCCAGGTGAAACGGACGTCGACGAGGACGGCATCCCGCCGCTCGCCGAGTCACTGTGCGAGAACGGCCAGGTCGTCGACGAGTACCGTGGGCACACTCTCTCGGACAAGGCCGAGGGGCTCGAGATCCGCCTCGCCTCGCAGACGAGCGAGGACGCGGGAGCGTCGTTCACGGTCCTCGGGACGTCGGGTGAGCTGTGCAAGAGCGCGGCCGACAAACCTGCGTGTCTCGCCGCGGTGAAGGCCGCGAGCGCGACCGGTGGGTGGAACCCCTACACCGACGACGTCGGGCCTTCGCGGATCGGTCGCGCGTACGCCGTGTCCACGAAAGGCTCGACCGTGACGGTGCACGAGTCCTTGGCCGCGCTGCTCGACGTCATCCGGCCCATCGACACACGCTCCGAAGCCGTACTCGTCGCGAAGCAAAACAAACACGGGATCGGCTGCACGAAACCGAACGCTCGCCCTCTGCCCGAGGGGGGCTACGAGCTCATCACCCAGACCGGCGGCGCGTGCTCCGATCTCGTCGAGCACCTCGTGCGGGTCGGCGCCGACGGCAGCTTCACGATCGTGAAGAGCGTGATCGTGCGCGAGTACCCGAAAGACCAGCCGTGCGCCGTGGGGCGAAGGCCCGAGGGGCTCGTGTCGTGCGCCGAAGGGGGCGCGCGCTGGTCGGCGTCGCTCGGGGCGCTCTTTTCCGAGATCGCGCACCTCGAGGCTGCGAGCGTCCATACGTTCGCCGACCTGCGTGAGCGTCTCTCGGCGCTCGGTGCGCCCGCCGAGCTGCTCGAGCGGCTCGCGCGCGCCGAGGCGGACGAGGTCCGCCACACGGAGGCCATGTCCCGCTTGGCCACACGCTTCGGTGGCGCCGTGAGGGCGCCCGTGATCACGCCCGTGGGGGAGCGATCGCTCTTCGAGCTCGCCGTCGAGAACATGCGAGAGGGGTGTGTCCGTGAGACCTACGGCGCGCTCCTCGCGAGCTACCAGGCCTTGTGCGCGCGCGATCCCGAGGTGCGCGAGGTGATGCGTGCCGTAGCCCTCGACGAGGCGGCGCACGCGGAGCTCTCGTGGGATTTGGCTTCGTTCTATCGCGCTCGCCTCGGCGACGCGGAGAACGCGGCGCTCGAAGCGGTCAAGCGTGAGGCGATCGACGAGCTTGCGATCGCGGTGCGCGAGGCGCCCTCTCCGGACGTCGTCCTCGAGGCCGGGATGCCCGACGCCAACGTGGCCGCGCATCTCCTGGCCGAGCTCGACGCTCGCTGGCTCCGCGCCGCGTAG
- a CDS encoding LamG domain-containing protein — MRPHSAPLVVGGLVALAAACTEFSTVTTGGDAGEELREASVPDNATSPSVEASAPEAGADTSTPRCDEQDLVGRWRLDEGSGTRISDCTSSALVGTLYGGTWVEGRKGRKALSFVGGDTGARIDLGDPAALKLEGGMTLSAWINVRTVASYGRIFAKSASDGDRGWDLFVDVDGSLDFRVASGPNDYVFTSLRTFPLGQWKHVAAVFDPGIAVRLYVDGKVVASTTVGIPAAQRNSTRPAYIGARADCCTVDGALEDVRIYRRALTATELDLLFKANGP; from the coding sequence GTGAGACCTCACTCCGCGCCACTCGTGGTCGGAGGGCTCGTGGCCCTCGCGGCGGCATGCACGGAGTTCTCCACGGTCACCACCGGCGGAGACGCGGGCGAGGAGTTGCGCGAGGCGTCCGTGCCGGACAACGCGACCTCCCCGAGCGTGGAGGCCTCGGCGCCCGAGGCTGGCGCGGACACCTCGACGCCCCGTTGCGACGAGCAGGATCTCGTCGGACGATGGCGCCTCGACGAGGGCAGCGGGACACGCATCTCCGACTGCACCTCGAGCGCGCTCGTGGGCACCCTCTACGGGGGGACGTGGGTCGAAGGTCGGAAGGGCCGCAAGGCTCTGTCGTTCGTCGGAGGCGACACGGGAGCCCGCATCGATCTCGGCGATCCGGCCGCGCTCAAGCTCGAAGGTGGCATGACGCTGTCGGCGTGGATCAACGTGAGGACCGTGGCCTCGTACGGCCGCATCTTCGCGAAGAGCGCGAGCGACGGCGACCGCGGTTGGGATCTGTTCGTCGACGTCGACGGCTCGCTCGACTTTCGCGTCGCTTCGGGGCCGAACGACTACGTCTTCACGAGCCTGCGCACGTTCCCCTTGGGGCAATGGAAGCACGTCGCGGCCGTGTTCGATCCGGGGATCGCCGTCCGGCTCTACGTCGACGGCAAGGTGGTCGCCTCGACCACGGTGGGGATCCCGGCCGCGCAACGCAACAGCACCCGCCCCGCCTACATCGGCGCGCGCGCCGATTGCTGCACGGTCGACGGCGCGCTCGAGGACGTTCGAATCTACCGACGCGCCTTGACCGCGACCGAGCTCGACCTGCTCTTCAAGGCGAACGGTCCGTAG
- a CDS encoding HAD-IIB family hydrolase encodes MIPLAKLTREEASRIDGLLFDLDDTLLSHGRLEEAAYASLFAMKRAGLRLVAVTGRPSGWGEVLARQWPVDGVVTENGGISVFREGNHVVRVDVCSPEERRSRRVRLGRIVESVRSVVPEVRLSDDVDARVSDVTWDVGERVKLPEDRVALLVDEIRANGARTTRSSVHVHASFDPHDKASGVVAFLAHRFGEDAGRALSRYAYVGDSGNDAPCFSAFRVTVGVANVRTALGRLPVPPRFVTSGERGTGFCELAHTLVASRG; translated from the coding sequence ATGATCCCGCTCGCGAAGCTTACGCGCGAGGAGGCCTCGCGCATCGACGGGCTCCTCTTCGATCTCGACGACACGCTGCTCTCGCACGGCCGCCTCGAGGAGGCCGCCTACGCGAGCCTCTTCGCCATGAAACGCGCGGGCCTCCGCTTGGTCGCGGTCACCGGGCGGCCTTCGGGCTGGGGCGAGGTGCTCGCGCGCCAGTGGCCGGTCGACGGGGTGGTCACGGAGAACGGCGGCATATCCGTCTTTCGTGAGGGAAATCATGTGGTTAGGGTCGACGTTTGTTCGCCCGAAGAGCGTCGATCGCGCCGCGTGCGGCTCGGGCGCATCGTCGAATCCGTGCGCTCGGTCGTCCCCGAGGTGCGCCTCTCGGACGACGTCGACGCGCGTGTCTCCGACGTCACGTGGGACGTGGGCGAGCGCGTGAAGCTGCCCGAAGACAGGGTGGCCCTCCTCGTCGACGAGATCCGCGCGAACGGCGCCCGCACCACGCGCTCGAGCGTCCACGTGCACGCCTCGTTCGACCCTCACGACAAGGCGAGCGGCGTCGTGGCGTTCCTCGCGCACAGGTTCGGGGAAGACGCCGGGCGCGCGCTCTCGCGGTACGCCTACGTGGGCGACAGCGGCAACGACGCCCCTTGTTTTTCGGCGTTTCGTGTCACCGTCGGGGTGGCGAACGTGCGCACGGCCCTCGGTCGGCTTCCTGTCCCCCCGAGGTTCGTCACGAGCGGCGAGCGGGGCACGGGGTTCTGCGAGCTCGCGCACACGCTCGTGGCAAGCCGCGGCTGA
- a CDS encoding class I SAM-dependent rRNA methyltransferase has translation MKPGHVQPVWTGHPWVFAQAIDDVRGGATPGDVVRVEDPRGGFLGRGFYSPKSAIAVRVVTREAELPIDAAFFRTRIHAALTRRLSLGLGDEATDGYRLVHSEGDGLPGLIVDRFRDVLVVQLLTIGMKLREAMVLEALSDVIEPKAIVDRTPEHSAKAEGFARGEGVVRGTFDGELRFRERGFDFRLPKELGQKTGYYFDQRGLRARVEQLARGKRVLDAYSYVGAFGLAAARGGARDVVCVDDSAIAVEVGATLARENKLPDVMAFAKHDARAALREAHSSYDLVVCDPPRLAPSKASRDQAQKAYAELAKLATSAVKPGGLLVFCSCSAAVDMNALTRALAVGAQRSNTTAVVLERHFQGFDHPVGAAFPEGLYLKALVAEVLHR, from the coding sequence CTGAAGCCCGGTCACGTCCAGCCGGTGTGGACGGGCCACCCATGGGTCTTCGCCCAGGCCATCGACGACGTCCGTGGCGGCGCCACCCCGGGCGACGTGGTCCGCGTCGAAGACCCTCGCGGAGGGTTCTTGGGCCGTGGCTTCTACTCGCCGAAGAGCGCCATCGCCGTGCGTGTCGTCACGCGCGAGGCCGAGCTCCCCATCGACGCGGCCTTCTTCCGCACGCGCATCCACGCGGCGCTCACCCGCAGGCTCTCGCTCGGCCTCGGGGACGAGGCGACCGACGGGTACCGGCTCGTCCACTCCGAGGGCGACGGGCTCCCCGGCCTCATCGTCGATCGCTTCCGTGACGTGCTCGTCGTGCAGCTCCTCACGATCGGCATGAAGCTCCGCGAGGCGATGGTGCTCGAGGCCCTCTCCGACGTGATCGAGCCCAAGGCCATCGTCGATCGCACCCCCGAGCACTCGGCGAAGGCCGAGGGGTTCGCGCGCGGCGAGGGCGTGGTGCGCGGCACGTTCGACGGCGAGCTCCGCTTCCGTGAGCGAGGGTTCGACTTCCGCCTCCCGAAGGAGCTCGGCCAGAAGACGGGCTACTACTTCGATCAGCGAGGCCTCCGCGCCCGCGTCGAGCAGCTCGCGCGGGGCAAGCGCGTCCTCGATGCGTACAGCTACGTCGGCGCGTTCGGGCTCGCGGCGGCGCGCGGTGGCGCTAGGGACGTCGTGTGCGTCGACGACAGCGCGATCGCCGTCGAGGTCGGCGCTACGCTCGCCCGAGAAAACAAGCTCCCCGACGTGATGGCCTTCGCCAAACACGACGCCCGCGCCGCCCTCCGCGAGGCCCACTCCTCGTACGACCTCGTGGTGTGCGATCCGCCTCGTCTGGCGCCCTCGAAGGCGTCCCGCGATCAGGCTCAGAAGGCCTACGCGGAGCTCGCGAAGCTCGCGACGAGCGCGGTGAAACCCGGTGGCCTGCTCGTGTTCTGCTCGTGCTCGGCCGCGGTCGACATGAACGCGCTCACCCGCGCCCTCGCGGTCGGGGCCCAGCGCTCCAACACCACGGCCGTCGTGCTCGAGCGCCACTTCCAGGGCTTCGATCACCCCGTCGGCGCGGCCTTCCCCGAGGGGCTCTACTTGAAGGCGCTCGTCGCCGAGGTGCTGCACCGATGA
- the lnt gene encoding apolipoprotein N-acyltransferase — translation MSPLERHPRTVGSALALVCGAIFALTAPPTNLTGSVLVGLVGLALVAARARSWREGALFGLAFGAGANLVALRFVPEVIVRFTPLPYAVALLAWVLLSLAQGLAWGIGAGLAKRLHLLGIPWFLAFPAGTFVGFFVPALFPWTPAGGLSPWPVVVQAAELVGERGVSFLVAAGCALVAEGVTTKIARRRLVTLGLAGLVGATLLGYGALAMARVERTRQLAPKATLALVQPGTEAKTRWDPAAAEIIAGRLHALTRAAESRGVDLVVWPEAAYPYTLPHSARAFPPSYMRRDVLPHDVHGPVIVGLVMAKTSTDQTNSALVARGDRTLSVPYDKRHLLAFGEHVPFAEELPWMKKTFARGTGLVPGEESVALEASKVRAGVLVCYEDNLPEAGREAMQTRPNVLVNLTNDAWFAGSAEGELHLRLAVLRAIETRRDLARAVNLGPTGLVDATGRVRSRYDAPLPKALDVEVALLDTAPTPYTRFGDVPLALAIAAACAARALASRRAQGAKGAEIPLS, via the coding sequence ATGAGCCCCCTCGAGCGCCATCCCCGCACGGTCGGATCGGCGCTCGCGCTCGTTTGTGGGGCGATCTTCGCGCTCACCGCTCCCCCGACGAACCTCACGGGGAGCGTGCTCGTGGGCCTCGTGGGCCTCGCGCTCGTCGCGGCGAGGGCACGATCGTGGCGTGAGGGGGCCCTGTTCGGGCTCGCGTTCGGGGCGGGCGCGAACCTCGTCGCGCTGCGCTTCGTGCCCGAGGTGATCGTGCGGTTCACGCCGCTCCCCTACGCCGTGGCGCTGCTCGCGTGGGTGCTCCTGTCGCTCGCGCAGGGGCTCGCGTGGGGCATCGGGGCCGGGCTCGCGAAGCGCCTGCATCTCCTTGGTATTCCTTGGTTTTTGGCGTTCCCAGCGGGCACGTTCGTGGGCTTCTTCGTGCCCGCCCTCTTCCCGTGGACGCCGGCGGGAGGCCTCTCGCCGTGGCCCGTGGTCGTGCAGGCCGCGGAGCTCGTGGGAGAGCGGGGGGTGAGCTTCCTCGTCGCCGCGGGGTGCGCGCTCGTGGCCGAGGGCGTGACGACGAAGATCGCGAGACGGAGGCTCGTCACGCTTGGGCTCGCGGGTCTCGTGGGCGCGACGCTGCTCGGGTACGGGGCCCTCGCCATGGCGCGGGTCGAGCGCACACGACAGCTCGCCCCGAAGGCCACGCTCGCGCTCGTGCAGCCGGGGACGGAGGCGAAGACGCGGTGGGACCCGGCCGCGGCCGAGATCATCGCGGGGCGGCTCCACGCGCTCACGCGAGCCGCCGAGAGCCGCGGGGTGGATCTCGTGGTGTGGCCCGAGGCCGCGTACCCGTACACGTTGCCGCACTCGGCGCGGGCGTTTCCGCCTTCGTACATGCGACGCGACGTGCTCCCCCACGACGTGCACGGCCCGGTGATCGTGGGCCTCGTCATGGCCAAGACCTCGACCGATCAGACGAACTCGGCCCTCGTGGCGCGCGGCGATCGCACGCTCTCCGTGCCGTACGACAAGCGGCACCTGCTCGCGTTCGGGGAGCACGTGCCCTTCGCGGAGGAGCTCCCGTGGATGAAGAAGACCTTCGCGCGGGGCACGGGGCTCGTGCCCGGAGAAGAGAGCGTCGCGCTCGAGGCCAGCAAGGTGCGGGCCGGGGTGCTCGTCTGTTACGAGGACAACCTGCCCGAAGCGGGGCGCGAAGCCATGCAGACGCGGCCCAACGTGCTCGTGAACCTCACGAACGACGCGTGGTTTGCCGGGAGCGCCGAGGGCGAGCTCCACCTGCGCCTCGCGGTGCTGCGCGCGATCGAGACGCGGCGTGATTTGGCGCGCGCCGTGAACCTCGGGCCTACGGGGCTCGTCGACGCGACGGGCCGCGTGCGCTCGCGCTACGACGCGCCGCTGCCGAAGGCGCTCGACGTCGAGGTGGCCCTGCTCGACACGGCTCCCACGCCGTACACGCGGTTCGGTGACGTGCCGCTGGCCTTGGCGATCGCGGCGGCGTGCGCGGCGCGGGCTTTGGCCTCGCGGCGGGCGCAGGGCGCCAAGGGTGCCGAGATTCCCTTGTCGTGA
- a CDS encoding acetyl-CoA C-acetyltransferase: MAKLSKSIVIVGAKRTAFGTLSGTLKGVSANDLAVHAAKAALAQSGIAAADIGHVIIGNVMQTSADAIYCARHVGLKAGLPITTPALTVNRLCGSGFQAIINGAEQILLGETEAVLVGGTENMTQAPHVLRGARDGWAFGKAPQVGDSLWDGLTDSYCQTPMAITAENLAQKHGITREMCDELAMSSQKRYAAAHEKGLFKDEIAPLEIAQKKGSVTFEKDEHPRASTPEQYAKLPPVFKKDGVVTAANASGINDGAACLVLTTEEYAKAKGLTPLARLVSWGVAGVEPNIMGIGPVPAIRHALARAELALKDMDLVEVNEAFAAQYLACEKELGLDRERTNVDGGAIALGHPLGASGARITTHLTYELRRRNAKYAVGSACIGGGQGLAVLIERM, translated from the coding sequence ATGGCCAAGCTGTCCAAGTCCATCGTCATCGTCGGCGCCAAGCGCACCGCGTTCGGCACCCTCTCGGGCACCCTCAAGGGCGTGTCCGCGAACGATCTCGCCGTGCACGCCGCCAAGGCCGCCCTCGCGCAGTCCGGCATCGCCGCCGCGGACATCGGCCACGTCATCATCGGCAACGTCATGCAGACGAGCGCCGACGCCATCTACTGCGCGCGCCACGTCGGCCTCAAGGCCGGTCTCCCCATCACGACGCCCGCGCTCACCGTGAACCGCCTCTGCGGCTCGGGCTTCCAGGCCATCATCAACGGCGCCGAGCAGATCCTCCTCGGCGAGACCGAGGCCGTGCTCGTCGGCGGCACCGAGAACATGACCCAGGCCCCGCACGTCCTCCGCGGCGCGCGTGACGGCTGGGCGTTCGGCAAGGCCCCGCAGGTGGGCGACTCCCTCTGGGACGGCCTCACCGACAGCTACTGCCAGACCCCGATGGCCATCACGGCCGAGAACCTCGCGCAGAAGCACGGCATCACGCGCGAGATGTGCGACGAGCTCGCCATGTCGAGCCAGAAGCGCTACGCCGCCGCCCACGAGAAGGGCCTCTTCAAGGACGAGATCGCCCCGCTCGAGATCGCCCAGAAGAAGGGCTCGGTCACCTTCGAGAAGGACGAGCACCCGCGCGCGAGCACGCCCGAGCAGTACGCGAAGCTCCCGCCCGTCTTCAAGAAGGACGGCGTCGTCACCGCCGCCAACGCCTCCGGCATCAACGACGGCGCGGCCTGCCTCGTCCTCACCACCGAAGAGTACGCCAAGGCGAAGGGCCTCACCCCGCTCGCGCGCCTCGTCTCGTGGGGCGTCGCCGGCGTCGAGCCGAACATCATGGGCATCGGCCCGGTCCCGGCGATCCGTCACGCCCTCGCGCGCGCCGAGCTCGCCCTCAAGGACATGGACCTCGTCGAGGTCAACGAGGCCTTCGCCGCGCAGTACCTCGCGTGCGAAAAAGAGCTCGGCCTCGACCGCGAGCGCACCAACGTCGACGGCGGCGCCATCGCCCTCGGTCACCCGCTCGGCGCCTCGGGCGCCCGCATCACCACGCACCTCACGTACGAGCTCCGCCGCCGCAACGCGAAGTACGCCGTGGGCTCCGCGTGCATCGGCGGAGGCCAGGGCCTCGCCGTCCTCATCGAGCGCATGTAA
- a CDS encoding zinc-ribbon domain-containing protein, which produces MSMSGPACPKCGAASQSPGATACAYCGTPMPAAAPPGFGAQPYGAPPQAYGQPPAPYGAPPQGYGQPPAPYGAPPQGYGGPQPPPQAHVQPFGATYGQPHVHYQRPNGFFSAMTSFGNALFWIRLAIAVIVLSIVGIASCVNALTHGY; this is translated from the coding sequence ATGTCGATGTCCGGTCCTGCGTGCCCGAAGTGCGGCGCGGCCTCTCAGAGCCCTGGGGCCACCGCGTGCGCCTATTGCGGCACCCCCATGCCCGCCGCGGCGCCGCCCGGGTTCGGTGCCCAGCCGTACGGCGCGCCTCCCCAAGCCTACGGCCAACCGCCCGCTCCCTACGGCGCGCCCCCTCAGGGCTACGGCCAACCGCCCGCTCCCTACGGCGCCCCCCCTCAGGGCTACGGCGGACCTCAGCCACCGCCTCAGGCTCACGTGCAGCCCTTCGGCGCGACGTACGGGCAGCCGCACGTCCACTACCAGCGACCGAACGGCTTCTTCTCGGCGATGACCTCGTTCGGGAACGCGCTCTTCTGGATCCGCCTCGCCATCGCCGTGATCGTGCTGAGCATCGTGGGCATCGCTTCGTGCGTGAACGCGCTGACGCACGGGTATTGA
- a CDS encoding MaoC family dehydratase N-terminal domain-containing protein has protein sequence MALDLTLVGKSSEPVSFTYAWKDTVLYALGVGARKDELDYLYEGHGPKVLPSFAVVPMFDPMFERVAKTGGDLSMVVHGGQSVKLHKPFAASGTVSTVATVRAMYDMRRFANVLIDTVTHCEKGELLAETTASIIFRGEGNWGGDPPPKEPKVAEVPKDREPDFVIEEKTSPEQALLYRLSGDINPLHADPVFAEKVGFTQGPILHGLCTYGHMVRHVVKGACGGKGENVLAFDAQFRKPVWPGDTIVTAGYRVDKGLFALKVTVKERDESVLTNAWARVAE, from the coding sequence ATGGCGCTCGACCTCACCCTCGTTGGCAAGTCCTCGGAACCGGTCTCGTTCACGTACGCATGGAAGGACACGGTGCTCTACGCGCTCGGCGTCGGCGCCCGCAAAGACGAGCTCGACTACCTCTACGAGGGGCACGGGCCCAAGGTGCTCCCGAGCTTCGCGGTCGTCCCCATGTTCGACCCGATGTTCGAGCGCGTCGCCAAGACGGGCGGCGATCTCTCCATGGTGGTGCACGGCGGCCAGAGCGTGAAGCTCCACAAGCCCTTCGCGGCCTCGGGCACGGTGTCCACCGTCGCCACGGTCCGCGCCATGTACGACATGCGCAGGTTCGCGAACGTCCTCATCGACACGGTGACCCACTGCGAGAAGGGTGAGCTCCTCGCCGAGACCACGGCGAGCATCATCTTCCGCGGCGAGGGCAACTGGGGCGGTGATCCGCCGCCGAAGGAGCCCAAGGTGGCCGAGGTCCCGAAGGACCGCGAGCCCGACTTCGTGATCGAAGAGAAGACGAGCCCCGAGCAGGCCCTCCTCTACCGCCTCTCGGGCGACATCAACCCGCTCCACGCCGATCCGGTCTTCGCCGAGAAGGTGGGCTTCACCCAGGGCCCCATCCTCCACGGCCTCTGCACGTACGGGCACATGGTTCGTCACGTGGTCAAAGGTGCGTGCGGCGGAAAGGGCGAGAACGTGCTCGCGTTCGACGCTCAGTTCCGCAAGCCCGTGTGGCCCGGCGATACGATCGTCACCGCCGGCTACCGCGTCGACAAGGGGCTCTTCGCCCTCAAGGTCACGGTCAAGGAGCGCGACGAGTCCGTGCTCACGAACGCCTGGGCGCGCGTCGCCGAGTAA
- a CDS encoding flagellar biosynthetic protein FliR, which yields MEGLFEEVARAFSLGETALGLSRGFFRILPTVIVVPAFGLRGVSPQVRASMALVLAFAVAPTASLSVLEPGGVVVSWAVDVLVGLPLALAAALPLWAATMAGGLVEDLGGPRVDAQLAVSRDASTPVATLLSLLSGALFFAAGGPKAIALAVGRTTLATDVLSRTVSTLAAGATVALVVAGPILAAHVVSTASSVVLVRAPFAAARGLVPTLRSVALLAFLALSLERIAVLVALFTADATRAP from the coding sequence GTGGAAGGCCTGTTCGAAGAGGTCGCGCGCGCGTTTTCCCTGGGCGAAACGGCCCTCGGGCTGTCGCGTGGCTTCTTCCGGATCTTGCCTACGGTGATCGTGGTGCCGGCGTTCGGGCTACGCGGCGTCTCTCCCCAGGTCCGCGCGTCGATGGCGCTCGTGCTCGCGTTCGCCGTGGCGCCCACGGCGTCGCTGTCGGTGCTCGAGCCCGGAGGCGTCGTCGTCTCGTGGGCCGTCGACGTGCTCGTGGGGCTCCCGCTCGCGCTCGCCGCGGCGCTCCCGCTGTGGGCGGCGACGATGGCCGGGGGTCTCGTCGAGGACCTCGGTGGCCCGCGTGTGGATGCTCAGCTCGCCGTCTCTCGCGACGCGAGCACGCCCGTCGCCACGCTGCTCTCGCTGCTTTCGGGCGCGCTCTTCTTCGCCGCGGGGGGCCCGAAGGCGATCGCGCTCGCGGTCGGGCGCACGACGCTCGCGACCGACGTGCTCTCGCGCACCGTGAGCACCCTCGCTGCCGGAGCGACCGTGGCCCTCGTGGTGGCTGGCCCGATCCTCGCGGCTCACGTCGTGTCGACCGCGTCGTCGGTCGTGCTCGTGCGCGCGCCGTTCGCCGCGGCGCGAGGCCTCGTGCCCACCTTGAGGAGCGTCGCGCTGCTCGCCTTCCTCGCCCTGTCGCTCGAGCGAATCGCCGTGCTCGTCGCGCTGTTCACGGCCGACGCCACACGAGCTCCGTGA